GGTGGCTGGCCGCGTGGACGACATGATCAATTCCGGGGGCGAGAACATCTACCCGGGCGAGATCGAAGACACCCTGGCCCGCTGCCCGGCGGTGGCCGACGTCGTGGTCGCCGGTCTTCCCGACGACCGCTGGGGTCAGGCCGCGACGGCCTTCTTCGTGCCAGCCCCCGGGATGACTCCGCAGCACGCGGCCACAGTGCTGACGCATTTCGTACGCGAGCAGTCCGGGTTGCCGTCGCTGAAGCGGCCCAAGCGCCTGATCGCCGTCGAGCAGATTCCGAAATCAGCCGTCGGCAAGATCCTGCGCCGTGAACTGACCACGGGCAATTACGTACCACTGGCCGAGGTCCCGTCCGAGGCCATGACCCCTTCGCGCAGGTGAATACCTTGACCGATCCGAGCAAACCTCCCACTGGCAATGACGGAGGGCGCGGGCAGCGTTCCACGGCGCGCGTGGAGGACCCGGCTCTGCTGTGCGGACGGGGCCGCTTTCTCGACGATCTCGATCCGTTGCCCGGAACCCTGACCGCGGCGATCGTGCGCAGCCCCCATCCGCACGCGAGGCTTCGTAGCGTGCACCTCGAGCGAGCGCGGGCGCATCCGGGTGTCGCTGCCGTCATCGGGCCCGAAGAGGTGACCGCGGCACTGCATCCGTTCCCGCTGTCGCTGAAGACACCGATGCCGTACTACCCGACCGCGACGGACAAGACCCGGTTCGTCGGTGAGCCGGTGGCGGTGGTCGTGGCCAGCGATCGCTACGTCGCCGAGGACGCTACCGAGTTGGTAGAGATCGACTACGAGCCGCTGCCGGCAGTGGTGGACACCGACAAGGCTCTCGACCCCGAAGCCCCCAAACTGCACGAGCAGGCCGAGGACAACGTCGCCACCGACCGGACGTTTCACTTCGGGCCCGTGGACGAGACGTTCGACCGCGCCGACCGGGTGGTCACCGCCGAGTACGAGTTTCCCCGCTACTCCTCTACGCCGATGGAGTGCTACTCGGTGGTCGCCGAGTGGCACGACGAAGTCGACGGACCCGCGATCACCGCGTGGGCGAACTTCCACGGCCCGTTCTCGATGGTGCCCGTGCTGGCCGGAGCACTGGGCGTTCCCACTTCGCGCGTGCGGCTGCACGTCCCGGCCGACAACGGCGGCAGCTTCGGCATCAAGGCCGGTATCTACCCGTACGTCGCGCTGCTGGCCCTGGCCAGCCAACATGCGGGACGGCCGGTGCGATGGACCGAGGACCGCATCGAGCACCTGCTGGCGAGCTCGGCCGGTTCGGACCGATCGATGCGTTTCGAGGCAGCGATCTCCGACGACGGACGCATCGAGGCGTTGCGGACGGACCTCGTCGACAACGTGGGCGCTTACCTGCGTCCGCCCGAGCCCAGCACGCTGTATCGCTGCTTCGGCAACATCACGGGCGCCTACCGGATCGGCGCCGTACAGATCCGCTCCCGTGCCGTGGTCAGCAACAAGACACCGACCGGGCTCAACCGCGGATTCGGTGGACAGCAGCTCTACTTCGGTCTGGAACGGCTGATCGACACCATCGCCCACGACCGTGGCATCGACGCGGCGGAACTGCGCCGCCGCAACTTCGTGCAAGCCGACGAATTTCCCTACAGCACCCCGACCGGTGGCATCTACGACTCGGGGGACTACTCGCAGGCCTTCGAGAAAGTCCTCGAGAACGCCGACTACACCGCGCTGCGGCAGCGCCAACGGGAGGCGCGTGAGCGCGGCGAGTACTTCGGCATTGGAATGGCCAGCGTGGTGGATCCCTCCGCGACCAACATCGGCTACGTCGGTCTGGCCACCCCGGCCGAGAACCGGCCAGCCGGTCGCGGCAAGTCCGGTTCCACCGAGCACGTGCGGGTCAGCGTGGACCTCAACGGCGTGGTCTCCGTTCTGCTCGGCACCGTGCCGCAGGGTCAAGGGCATGCCACGGTGGCTCAGCAGATCGTTGCCGAGCAGCTCGGCCTGCAGCGGGACCAGGTCCGCCCCGTGGTCGAGATGGACACCGCCACCACGCCGTGGACGGTCAGCTCCGGCAGCTACTCGTCGCGTTTCGCGCCGTTGCTCACCAGCGCCCTGGTGGAAGCCGCCGAACGACTAGCGGTCACAGTGCGGCTGGCCGGGGCGACGATGCTCGACGCGGATCCCGAGGAGTTGGAGCTCGCCGACGGACGGGTCCGGGTTCGTGATGAGCCCGAGCGCGCCGTGGCGTTCCGCCACGCCGCCGGTCTGGTGCACTGGGATCCCGGCTCGTTGCCGGAAGGAGCGTCGGCCCGGCTCTACGAGGAGGCGGCGTTCACTCCGCCGGAGTCCAAGGCGGCCAACCAGAACGACCAGATCAACTCCAGCCTGTGCTACGGCTTCGTCGCCGAACTCGTGGTGTGCCGCATCGATCCCGACACCCGCGAGATCACTCTCGAACACGTGTCCACCGTGCACGATCCCGGCACGATCCTGAACGAGACGCTCCTCGAAGGCCAGATCCACGGCGCGCTGGCGCATGCCATCGGGGGCGCGCTGTACGAGGAGATGCGCTACTCCGAGTCCGGCCAACCCACATCGGCGACGTTCATGGACTACCTGTGCCCCACCGCGGCCGAAACCACCTACACGCTCGACAGCGACCACATGCAGACCCCGTCCCCGGTGACGCGGCTCGGCGCCAAGGGGTCCGGTGAGGGCAGCTCGATGAGTCTGCCGGTGGCCATCGCCAACGCGGTTTCGGACGCGCTCGCGCCCCACGGCATCGAGATCACCAGCCTGCCCCTGCACGGCAACGTCATCCACCAGCTACTCACCGAGGAAATCCCGGCAACGGAAGGAACCCACTGATCATGGCACTCACCGGAGGCGAAATCCGGCTCGACCGCGGCCACGAGGGGCGAGTGGCCTACCTGACCCTCGATCACGGCAAGTACAACGTCATCACCTGGGAAACCCGCAACGTGATGGCCGACCGGTTCGCCGAGATCGACGCCGACGACACCGTCCAGCTCGTGGTCATTCGCGGCGAGGGCGAGCACTTCTCGTCCGGGGGTGACATCGCCGGGTTCATGGAGGTCGAACCGGTCGACTTCACCGACCTCGGACACCACGTCACGGCCCCGGCCCGCAGCCCCAAACCGGTGATCACCGCCGTGGACGGTTACTGCTTCGGCGTCGGTTTCGAACTCGCCCTGTCCTCGGACATCCGGCTGGCCACCACACGCAGCCAGTTCGCCCTGCCCGAGATGAACCTCGGAATGATCCCCGGGTCCGGCGGTACCCAGCGGCTGGCCCGGCTGATCGGACTCTCGCGAGCCAAGTACCACGTACTCACCGCCGAACGCATCAACGCCGAGCAGGCCGGCGACTGGGGCCTGCTGGCAGGCGTCACCGAGGACCGCGCCGCCCTGGACGGCGAGGTCGAACGCCTCGTGGCCAAGATGCTCGGCTTCTCGCCGCTGGCGGCGCGTACCGCCAAGGAAGTGCTCGACCGCGGTGCTGACGGCCCGCTGTACACCGGCATCGAGCTGGAGCGCAAGGCCTACTCGATGCTGCGGGCCAGCCACGACTTCGCCGAGGGCGTCGCGGCGTTCAACGACAAGCGCACCCCGAAGTTCCGGGGGCGGTGAGAGTCGATGAAAGCCGCCCCCTTCGCCTACGTACGTCCCACCAGCCTCGAGGACGCCGTGAACGAACTCGCCGGCAGTGACGGCGGCGGGAAGGTCCTCGCCGGAGGGCAGTCATTGGTGCCCGTCCTGGCGATGCGGCTGGCCCGGCCCGAGAAGCTGGTGGACATCACCACGGTAGAAGGACTCGACCAACTCCGGAGCACCGGTGACTCGCTCGAGGTCGCGGCGATGGTCCGGCAACGACGAGTGGAACACGACCGGGCGACCGATTCGGTGCCGTTGTTGCGCATGGCCCTGCCGTGGGTGGGGCATCGGGAGCTGCGCAGTCGCGGGACCGTGTGCGGCAGCCTCGCGCACGCCGATCCGGCTGCTGAGATCCCTGCTGTGGCGGCCTGCCTGAACGCCCGGATCACGTTGACCAGTCCACGCGGTACGCGCCAGGTATCGGCTCGGGAGTTCTTCACCGGTGCCATGACCACGGCTCTCGGTTCCGAGGACATCCTCACCGCCATCCGGTTTCCCGTCGCGGCCGAGGGCGAGGGCTTCGGGTTCGCCGAGATCGCCCGCCGGCACGGGGACTTCGCTCTGGCAGGTGTTGCCGTGCGGGTCGCGGTGTCCGGCGAGCATGTCCACGAGGCGACGCTCACGGCGTTCGGAGTCTCCGACCGTCCGGTCACCCGCGACGTTAGTACCGAGCTCGCTTCGGCTGTCAGCGCGTCCGGACAGGACGGTGCTCGGCTGGCCGTGCGGCTGACCGAACCCTTGGCCGGTATCGCACAGGACATGGTCGACACCGACGGCGACGCGCACGGTTCCCAGGACTACCGGCGCCGGCTGCTCGCGACGTTGTCCGGCCGGGAACTGGCCAAGGCCCACGACCGTGCCCTCCGGGGTACCAGCGGGGGAAGTTCATGACCACCAACGAAACCACCCACGACACCGCGCGGTCGGCGGACCGCCGGGAAAACCGCCCCAGGCCGGTGAGTGCGGGCGCTGATGAACCGGTGAAGGTCCGGCTGAGCGTCAACGGCACCCCGGCCGTGCTGCAGTTGCCACCCCGGCACACCCTGGCGGACGCACTGCGCGATCATCTCGGCCTCACAGGAACCCACCTGGGCTGCGAGCACGGCGTGTGCGGCATGTGCACGGTAATGGTCGACGGGGAGGCCGCGCGTGCCTGCCTGCTGTTCGCCTGCCAGCTCGACGGATCCGACGTGGTCACCG
This genomic stretch from Actinopolyspora halophila DSM 43834 harbors:
- a CDS encoding xanthine dehydrogenase family protein molybdopterin-binding subunit: MEDPALLCGRGRFLDDLDPLPGTLTAAIVRSPHPHARLRSVHLERARAHPGVAAVIGPEEVTAALHPFPLSLKTPMPYYPTATDKTRFVGEPVAVVVASDRYVAEDATELVEIDYEPLPAVVDTDKALDPEAPKLHEQAEDNVATDRTFHFGPVDETFDRADRVVTAEYEFPRYSSTPMECYSVVAEWHDEVDGPAITAWANFHGPFSMVPVLAGALGVPTSRVRLHVPADNGGSFGIKAGIYPYVALLALASQHAGRPVRWTEDRIEHLLASSAGSDRSMRFEAAISDDGRIEALRTDLVDNVGAYLRPPEPSTLYRCFGNITGAYRIGAVQIRSRAVVSNKTPTGLNRGFGGQQLYFGLERLIDTIAHDRGIDAAELRRRNFVQADEFPYSTPTGGIYDSGDYSQAFEKVLENADYTALRQRQREARERGEYFGIGMASVVDPSATNIGYVGLATPAENRPAGRGKSGSTEHVRVSVDLNGVVSVLLGTVPQGQGHATVAQQIVAEQLGLQRDQVRPVVEMDTATTPWTVSSGSYSSRFAPLLTSALVEAAERLAVTVRLAGATMLDADPEELELADGRVRVRDEPERAVAFRHAAGLVHWDPGSLPEGASARLYEEAAFTPPESKAANQNDQINSSLCYGFVAELVVCRIDPDTREITLEHVSTVHDPGTILNETLLEGQIHGALAHAIGGALYEEMRYSESGQPTSATFMDYLCPTAAETTYTLDSDHMQTPSPVTRLGAKGSGEGSSMSLPVAIANAVSDALAPHGIEITSLPLHGNVIHQLLTEEIPATEGTH
- a CDS encoding FAD binding domain-containing protein — encoded protein: MKAAPFAYVRPTSLEDAVNELAGSDGGGKVLAGGQSLVPVLAMRLARPEKLVDITTVEGLDQLRSTGDSLEVAAMVRQRRVEHDRATDSVPLLRMALPWVGHRELRSRGTVCGSLAHADPAAEIPAVAACLNARITLTSPRGTRQVSAREFFTGAMTTALGSEDILTAIRFPVAAEGEGFGFAEIARRHGDFALAGVAVRVAVSGEHVHEATLTAFGVSDRPVTRDVSTELASAVSASGQDGARLAVRLTEPLAGIAQDMVDTDGDAHGSQDYRRRLLATLSGRELAKAHDRALRGTSGGSS
- a CDS encoding enoyl-CoA hydratase/isomerase family protein → MALTGGEIRLDRGHEGRVAYLTLDHGKYNVITWETRNVMADRFAEIDADDTVQLVVIRGEGEHFSSGGDIAGFMEVEPVDFTDLGHHVTAPARSPKPVITAVDGYCFGVGFELALSSDIRLATTRSQFALPEMNLGMIPGSGGTQRLARLIGLSRAKYHVLTAERINAEQAGDWGLLAGVTEDRAALDGEVERLVAKMLGFSPLAARTAKEVLDRGADGPLYTGIELERKAYSMLRASHDFAEGVAAFNDKRTPKFRGR